From the genome of Triticum aestivum cultivar Chinese Spring chromosome 3B, IWGSC CS RefSeq v2.1, whole genome shotgun sequence, one region includes:
- the LOC123066094 gene encoding uncharacterized protein: MAAQGSNGKEKLQCIDSSSDDSARLYKRPRRAAPETTPEQQSAHGFFKIRDRKGWEHGTVIYENRHWKWKYCPTVGRSGGVTSLKHHIAGGSSRVRPCLSAPKDVSNEMKRLFVGQ; encoded by the exons ATGGCTGCGCAGGGGAGCAACGGGAAGGAGAAGCTGCAGTGCATCGACTCATCGTCTGACGATTCAGCACGGCTCTACAAGAGGCCCCGGCGGGCGGCTCCAGAGACCACCCCGGAGCAGCAG AGTGCACATGGTTTCTTCAAAATTAGGGATCGCAAAGGATGGGAGCATGGTACCGTGATTTATGAAAACAGACATTGGAAGTGGAAGTACTGCCCCACGGTTGGGCGTAGCGGTGGTGTCACCAGCCTCAAGCATCATATTGCCGGTGGCAGTAGCAGGGTAAGGCCGTGCCTATCTGCTCCCAAAGATGTCTCCAATGAGATGAAACGCTTGTTTGTTGGGCAGTAG